The window tgccgttgacattatctcccaagagacaaaacttgcatcttcatcgaacattgtctaaaccgacaatcattggcatcacagacaatcataactcttaacaagaattatcatactccaccattaagagtatagcacttagaatatcacattccaagcatttcacctaggcacatgttgttgaacaaccagctgaaactttatggtgcaacttccctgtttggcttttctgaaagtcccatcagctacaacatcagtttccaccacacaacctgcataaatgccaaaccaatgcccatgtgtaattgtggaaccgctaacgaacatccctttccacggtggcacggacacaccatgaggatgacgtgacttcagagtaattcgtcactctccgtaacaacggagacaatgttagcgtctttggagccatttgccggattagctccacctggacaattaacccttacatgcccagtcttcccgcacttccagcatgtcagattctttctagagtttctcttctgcctatccgaacacaacactatcgtatctcctgatgacgagaccccgttaccttccagtcttttctcctcggataggagcttgctagtaacgtcttcaaacttcagagttttcttcccatacatcaaaataggtttcatgtgttcataagacgatgataaagataatatcaacctcaaagctttatcttcatcatccgttttaactccaatagcctccagttctgaaacaatacctttaagaatacttagatgatctgaaatctttgaacccccatccatacgcagagtatgaaattgttctttaagacacaaccgatttgagatgcccttgccctggtacaactgctctagtttaacccaaatctcctttgccgttgataacccgtgcacatttgcaagcacgttctttgcaagacacaaacgaatcgcacttgctgccctcaaatccatatcatcccattcttcttcatcgaacttactgctagaatcactgccgggaacaaaggtgggtttacctttcaatgccttgtgtaacccggactgaatcaacacatccttgacttgaacctgccataagccaaaattgatcatcccatcaaatttctcaacatcaaacctcattggactgaacttcgacatcgtatccgtatcctataaacaacactttctctgattttgctcacgtttcgaatagccaaaagatgtagcaggtagccaggaccctttaaatcggaaatccacaactaggccactaacaaatccaactattactacgaattagaaaaaatattgtctaaccagataccctatacgatcaatagaactcgtttctgatgtggacgatccactcccgtggcaaccacagagcatactccgactcctataacggagacccccgtcaaacctgacgctctgataccagttgttgggaaattacggtctcactaattcccaccacccagcccaacaataatagtaaagaaataagaacaatacacaacacaagatttaacgtggaaactccaaaacaggagaaaaaccaccggcctccaaagagagaaatacactatatcacaaattgttacaatgatatagacgactctcttaagtcaactacactctccaaaatatttaactaatacaactctcaaacaagggtaagaaagaaagaaataatcaaatacttaaagtgtattgattggtgcaatttggaatgaagacttagcccctcttatataaccaagtcactcacccctcacatcttcctcctaccaatgtgggataaacatatcttctactagccaaaataaaccaacaaatatGGTCCATTTACACGTTACGTTTTGGATGATACTATCATATCAAAGTTACACAAGTCTTTATAAATTCACTTGATTTCAACTAGACTAAACTTGTGTACTTCAAAGTATCTCAAAATGCATTCAAGCAACAAATTCTTGTTATTTTTCTTCTTGTCATTTGCAGCCTTAGTTCATAGCGAAGCATTGCGTCGACACTATAAATTTTTTGTAAGTAATACTTTGTTATAAGGTGCATAAAACTAGCATTCGTCATTCACTAGCTTGTTCGTAtcacttactattattattgattGTGTAGGTGAATGAAACATCATACACTCGCCTTTGTGTAACAAAAGACATTTTAACTGTAAATGGACGTTTTCCTGGACCAACTATACACGCTAGAGAAAAAGATACTGTTTGGGTCAAGGTTTATAACAATGGAAGTAACAACATCACCATTCACTGGTATGCCAATTATAATTTTGATCCACAAATATGAATATGATCTTTATTTCAAatgaaaaatattaatattaatattaatattattgctatTTGACTAATTACTGAGTTACTCCGTATTAACTAGGCATGGAGTAAAGCAACCTAGAAATCCATGGTCAGATGGTCCTGAATACATCACACAATGTCCAATTCAACCGGGTGATTCATTCAACTACAAGCTGATATTTTCTATAGAAGTCGGGACCCTTTGGTGGCATGCTCATAGCGACTGGTCTAGAGCCACGGTCCATGGTGCTATCGTGGTGCACCCAAGGCGTGGAATGGGCTATCCCTTCCCTCGACCCCATCAAGAAGTACCCATCATTATAAGTACGTACCGTATGGTTTAACACGCTTGAATCGTCCGATCCTTCTATTTTGGATTTTTCTAATGACAACTCTTAGTGGCTGTCTGTAGCGTGCTTTTCAATAACTATCACTTAATTTTATTGATTTTTTTAGGTGAATGGTGGAATGAAGATATAATGGAAGTGCTTGAAGAGTTTGTTGCATCTGGTGGTGCACCTAGAAACTCTGATGCTTACACCATCAATGGTCAACCCGGAGACCTTTACCCATGTTCGAGTCAAGGTTAGTTCAGTAATTTCGCGTACTCGAATTCTAACTCTAATTACAACCATTAACGAATTTTTTCCAGATTACATGAGTTACCTGTCTACAGATACCTTCAAGATAAATGTGACATACGGGAGAAGATATCTTTTACGCATGGTAAATGCAGCCATGAACGAAATCCATTTCGTCGCCATAGCAAATCATTCCCTAACCGTTGTTGCAGCTGATGCGAGCTACATCAAACCAATAACAGTCGATTATGTAGTAATCGCACCCGGCCAAACACTTGATTGCTACTTCGAAGCAAATCAATTGGCCGGTGGCCGTTACTACATAGCTGCCAGAGCATATGCTGGTACAACCGCAATTCAACTTGATAACACAatgacaacagctatcattcaatacGAAAATTCATCAACAACTCCTATTCTCCCTTCTCTACCCGGTTACTTCGACACAACCGCAGTTTACAACTTTACCGCTCTCCTTAGGAGCCTCGAGCCACTTTTGTACCCGATAGACACATACGACAAGCGAATCATTTCAACTGTTTCTCTAAACTCGTTTCCGTGTCAAAACAATTCGTGTGCCGGTCCAAATGGGACACGACAAGCGGCTAGTATGAGCAATATTAGTTTTTTGCTTCCGTCTATTGACATACTTGATGCGTATTATTACCACATCAGCGGCGTATTTGGCACGATTTTTCCACGTGTACCTCCATTTCCGTTCGACTATACGGGTACGAACTTGCCTTTATACCTACGAACGCCCGAAAGAGCGACCGAAGTAAGGTTGATCGAGTACAATTCAACAATAGAACTTGTTTTTCAGAACACGAATATATTTGTAGCATTTGATCATCCTATGCATTTACATGGATATAGTTTTTACATTGTTGGATCTGGATTGGGTAACTTCAATGAAAGTACTGACCCGTTGAGTTACAACCTAATTGATCCGCCATTAAGAAACACGGTTCTTGTTCCTAGAGGTGGATGGGCCGCGATCAGGTTCAATGCTCACAACCCTGGTAAGATATTATACGTATTGATCAGTTTAGTTTATGGGTTGTTCGTTCAATCGGTTCAGTTTATtcggttttaaaattttataaacaAAACTGAAATCGAGTGGAATTTTATTTCAAAAGCAAACCGAAATCAAATTATCAGTAAAAACCGAAACTAACAAAATTTAAAGTTGATTAAAAAACACGATCAATATAAATAACCACAAATATTTGATTTTGACCATTTTTAATAGCCACgttttgatccatgtacacttttattttacaaatttacagttATACCATAGATTAATATAGGaatttgaacttatattattattgtaattataattataattaagagttTATAGGTAATTATGTGTATATGGATTAAAAAATGGTGTGTGAACACCACCTCTCATTTTTAGAGTAATATGATTTTATTTTCAAATTAaacgttttaaataaaaatgtAGGATACCTCGACCTATACTCATTAAAAATATCATCTACATAGCAAACTCCACAAGTATAAAAATTGAAGTGCTATCATATATGCTCTTTTaacataaaaattttaaaaaaaagatATGTGCACTTttagaatttaaatataaataaatatctaTCGCAAGATGGTAATCATTTTCTTAAAACTATTTTGTAATAAAAAAAAGTAGagtataattaacattaattaattaacattattaacattaacattaacattaacattaacacttACATACTAAAAGTTCTGACGGTTtccgtcgtttcagttatatcggattCTCGCTttaagtttgcgttcacattacaaacggtccctcaactccggttatatttacacaacggcccctgaagtttacactttttcaggggtaaaaagtataaatatataatttaattaaaataaaataaactaattccGCATGAATTTAcaacgggtcctatcttctcgctcggtgcgagttaaatttttccgagatcaccgtttaactcgaaaaaatcttaccaacccaacgggactaactatacgcgaaacggatactttttaaaaaacgctatacACAACGACAGCCCATATCTTTCTGTTCGTCGCGAGTTAAATTGATAGCACCGTTACACttgaaaaatttattgaacaaaacaaaactaactacgttcgaaacggatactttttaaaaaacgattaACACAACGACATTCAAAACGACGCTTAACACAAgggccgtgttcccctctgtaaatacacaacgctacgttaaatatgaatgcgCAGGCCGAAAGTTCTCGCCacaacgcgcgggccggtccggactagtatAATACTATTTGTTTATGAATTTGAAACAGGAGTATGGTTCTTGCATTGTCACTTGGAACGTCATCTTACGTGGGGGATGGATACAACGTTTATTGTCAAGGAAGGGACTCGACCACAAGACCGCATCCTCCCACCCCCACGTCACAGGCCCCGTTGTATTTAAATTTAAGTTGGTGTAAATTAATGTACTCGATCCATTGATACACGATTCTATTCTATATTCTATGGATTTATGTAAACGAATTAAGCTGTTATATGTATGTATGCTATTCAATATCTATGGATTTATGTAAACGAATTAAGCTGTTATATGTATGTATCCTAGTCTATATCTATGAATAATCAAATTAGTTTTTGAGTGTTTGAGAAAATCAACTTATTTGATAACTTAACAACTTTTAAAAAGAAATATAAAATAAGAAATTGTTGATATTGAAAGTAGACTTTGAGAAAGTCTGTGATTCGGTTCATTGGAAATATTTAGACAACATGCTTCTCAAATTCGGTTTTGGTCTTAAATGGAGATGTTGGATTAGTATGTGTTTGTCCTCGACACGTACTTCAGTTTTTGTAAAAGGAAGTCCTACTAAGGAATTCGGGATTAAAAAGGATTACGACAATGTGACCCTCTTAGTCCTTTTTTgttcgttattttttttttttttgaacgacgaTTTTTTAACATCAGtaaatcatttatttcaacgaccctcatcatttgaacgtaacacacacgttcggacggaaacccgaacccgatagacggtacccgggaacacatccatttggACAGTGATCCGGATAGacgtccgtgaacgaatccggtaaaacctccctatagggtcaatatataccaccattattggttttCAATTGTTTAAaggaaatcatgtcatccctaaggatcgaaccatgatctctccctatcccatgacacaatgTACATGGGGAGAACTGTTGGGCTATGCTCGCAAGTTCCTTTTTTGTTCCTTATTATTATGGAGGGTTTACATATGGACATAAAGGTGGCGGTGGATGAAAATTTTAAAAGGAGCATGCATTTGTACTTCTAACTACAAGGTATCTCATTTATTTCATGAGGATGATGCATTAATTATTTTGGAATGGGATGATGAGTCTTTGAATAATATAATGGGCATTCTTCAAAAAAAATTTTATCTTACTTTGGGTTTAAAAATAAACGTTTCTAAATCAAATGTGTATGGTATTGGTGTATTGAACTTGGAGTTGGATTTGATTGCTAATCAGTTAGGGTGTCTAGAGGAAGTTTCCTTTTTTATTATCTTGGTCTTCCAATGGGTGAAAATATGAACTTAGTTAGAAATTGGAGTGATTTTATTCAAAAGTTTCGACTAAAGTTATCTCGTTGAAAATGCAAAATGTTATCATTTGGAGGAAGATTTActcttattttaattttatttttttgaaaggcaagcccccCAAAGTGTAGCAGGTGAGGATTGAACCTGGGTCCATTTGGAACTTTACAAGCATCTTACCACCAAGCCACCCCTTGGGGTTAAGACTTACTCTTATTAAATCGGTACTTGGAAGTATGTTTTTAtatcatttttctcttttcaaaaGCCCGGAATCTGTGTTAAATGAATTGGAAATGATTCGTAGTTCATTGTGggtgttggggggggggggggggggggggggggtggttaATGATGGGGAGAAGAAAATTCATTGGGTCAAATGGCACAATGTTTTGGCAAGTTTCGAAAAAGGAGGTTTGGGGATTGGAAGTCTCAAAGCTTTAAATCTTGCTCTTTTATTTAAATGGATTTGGCGATTCTCATCTAACTCTAGAGGCATTTGGATTGAAGTCAATAAGGCATCTTATGGTATGGATGGTGGCCTGTTGAATGATTTTTGCAATAGAAATACTATATGGAAAAATATGGTTGCTTCATTCATTACTGCCCAACGTACAAATTTAATCCCTTTAAATCCGATTAGATTGAAATTGGGTAATGGCCTTTAAGTCACTTGGTATGGAGAAGAGCCTTTAAGTCGTCGAGTTAACAGACTGTTTCATCTTGACGTTAATTCGAATTGTGTTACTGCGGATAGAATACATCTTGATCAGTGGAAATGGAGCTGGAAACGGGATATCATTGGTGGTCGGAATGAATCTGCGATTAATGTTTTAAATGAGTTACTTTATATTGTGTCTTTGTCCAGCGAGCCTGATTCAAAATTTTGGGCCATATCCCAACAGGACGATTACACTGTTGCAGGGACACGATTATTTATCAACAACCGTTTGCTTCCTTCAAGTCAAGTCACATCGAGGTGGAGTAAGTTGATCCCCAGGAAAGTAAATATTTTTCAATGGCGCCTTGCTCTAGATAGGCTTCCTACTCGGCTTAATCTTTTTATCCGAGATGTCGACATCTGAGAGATTGGTTGTCCGATTTGTGATCATGGTGTGGAGAATGTCAACTATATATTTTTCTAATGTTCTGTTGCAAAAGAGTTATGGAGGAAATTTAGTTTATGGCTAAATGTGGATTTGAATGGTTTTCAATTTTGGAGTAATTGGGTGGCTTGGTACGATTAGTGGAGTACATCTAATTCGAGTAAGAACAAAATGTTTGCGATTATTGCTGCTTTCTTGTGGGTGCTTTGGAGATACCGTAATGTTGTTATATTTTCGGATGTTCATGGGAGGAGAGACGAACGTTTCGATTCTATAAGGAGGTTTCTTTTGATTGGATAAAATGTAGATCTAAGGATCCTGTTTCATGGAATAGTTGGCATATAGTGCCATTgtaattgttatttattttttttcttctagtTTCTTATTTGAAGCCTAATAAAATctgttgttcaaaaaaaaaaagatagataaaactaaaaataaaattaaatagtAGGTACCGTAACCTGTTGTGTGGTAATAATGTAGTGTGTAAAATTGTAACGACCCAAAACACATTTACGAGAAAacacacatttttttttaaaacaacaattcCTGTCCCGgaccatatgcgcggcgcgcataggAACGCACGGCGCGCTCTAACGCGTGAAACAAGATCAGAAGTTGGCACCTGGGCAGACCATCAGCATCAggccatttgcgcggcgcgcaaggccACGCGCGGCGCGCGCTCTAGCTGCAAACTCAGTTCAGCCCATTTTAACACGTTACAAACCATTTTCACTCAAACCGTGTTTTGTTAACCCCAAACCAAAATCAACGGTTTTCCAATATTAAATATCCGAATTTTAATCGACAAAAGTATAATacgacccttgggactccaacgacccataAATACAAGAACgtgacaatttcgacccatttCGTTTAAACACAACAAaataccgagcatggtgattgggattgcactacccaatcctaagtctaatccaaaagcaaagtcttctaaagcaacccgcaaagcaactagttcccacgcttacccgaaccacctccttgcgaacctataaaaataatatcaacgagagggtaagctaacgcttagtgaatgcaacggtattatatacatacatatgcataaaatgaacacggattactaacacaagtaataaacacataccaCATTCTAagtataactaagcaaagctatacataacgtaccaccaagccaaaaccgcaagattagctacaacacaacaataatatGTACATAGATATATGTGTCTACCTAAAATCTCAAGGTTAATCCCTTAACCTCAAACTCATGAAGGCcggccgaaaccacacgcgattcaccaccttcacctcaacgaccatagggttggccgaactacacgcgccccagtgaatccgaaactacaagcgattcactaccctaagtcaacaacaatgggaatgtccgaaaccacacgcgacatcgtgaatccgaaaccacatgcgattcactagtgaagccgaaaCTACACGCGAATCACTACCCAACTCATCTCATCAACAAcaacggggttgacctacttgtcaacGAGAATCTGTAtcgcccgagattcactaccccacgGGTGGTAACCCAAACACACAAACATGCCACAAGGACCCAAAACTCATAGAGTCCACCATCTCatacacatgtaaagtgaacccgaacgccaaggatcactctaccccacccgcactcatcctatgcatacatacacatataatacaattacactcaccttagcgccttgatgaatgcaaccaataATCCGAAACGCGTCAatgaaaagtacctattccatttatcacataacaacaacacaattagggtagattacaaaccaacccaaattgacatttattgcaattttgacccaattgcacttccaagcacaaccaaagcccaaactaaccaataatcacctaACACGAGCGAAAATGGTCCTATAACACCAAtttaaaccaaatcataagtgttaaacacttgtcttacccaatttgacatacaaaccctaatttttacccatttcaaaattagtctttcaaatacacccaaatggattctaatacttccataatcactaacactagtgattatacccaatttacaagccctaaacatggttaaatcatcaaccaacccaaaatcgacCGTCGAGGGTCAACCACACCCGCCACTAGTCTAAATCACCCATTTACTAACTAGTGGGGTTActcaagaacatgcaagttcaaaACCCTGAACAATAATCATAaacaatgaaattcgaagttagagcttaccaccactaccaaactgtagccaagaacgaggtgaacaactttaactctcgagctttggtgagaaccgagcttcttcctcctagatcggagcttcctcacactaaaatcaccctctctctctctagaatatgTTGGAAGTGTTTTGTGCGGGTGAAATGAGGTCCAAGACTGAGTTTGGATCAGTTTtagtggctcaaaaccgacccccacatgaaaagacccaaatgcccttcttaaaatattaaaattacaAAACCTGTCTGTCAGCtggttttgcgcggcgcgcggccatGTGCGCGGCGTGCATTATAACATAAAACGAAGACAGCACAGTTATTAGAAATTCAGGGACTGAGGTTGactgattctgatgtaaaatctgaaaatgcataagtatagGTAGACTTTTTCCTGACACTTTCTGAGGACACTCTCTGGTGACAGTTTCTGGCGACACTTTTCGATGCATATAATTCAGGTTCTTACAAAAATGTCACCTTATCATAAGCATATGTTTTTAgggtaattaaggaattttgacAGCAAAGAGATAATGCGTTTTTCTGAAGTAGGTCATATGCCACTGTTTGAAAATTGCGTTTTGAGATAACCGAAATGCaaaaaatcacttttaaaatttcacttgccaaaaaaaaaaaaagaataaaaaaaaattattcacgtATTACAATCGCAATATTAAAAAAATACACTCAAAACGCAACGCCAATCACCCAAAGTAAAAAGAATAACATAATTTGATCAATTACTTCTATTGATGTTATTGAAATTTAAACataattttttttgttgttgtttaagtTGCAATTCTAAAAGAATAAATATACTATAAATATACGGTAATCAAAACTTATAGATAACTTCAGAACCTAACTATCTCTGTAACAAAATCGGAAACAAATGAacgttttgaaattgtttttcgttgTTAAAAGGTCAAATATCAAAAGGATTGGCCATATTCATATATTGCATAATTTTCAGGTGATTAAATGCATATCTATCGTTTAAAAAGAAGTTTTTGACAACATAGTAAGTCAACAATGAAAGTAAGAAATACTATATAAAGATCAAACATTTCTTGTGCGT of the Rutidosis leptorrhynchoides isolate AG116_Rl617_1_P2 chromosome 5, CSIRO_AGI_Rlap_v1, whole genome shotgun sequence genome contains:
- the LOC139848446 gene encoding laccase-15-like → MIPSCVKLSGAEASTGVRSGITREVNETSYTRLCVTKDILTVNGRFPGPTIHAREKDTVWVKVYNNGSNNITIHWHGVKQPRNPWSDGPEYITQCPIQPGDSFNYKLIFSIEVGTLWWHAHSDWSRATVHGAIVVHPRRGMGYPFPRPHQEVPIIISEWWNEDIMEVLEEFVASGGAPRNSDAYTINGQPGDLYPCSSQDTFKINVTYGRRYLLRMVNAAMNEIHFVAIANHSLTVVAADASYIKPITVDYVVIAPGQTLDCYFEANQLAGGRYYIAARAYAGTTAIQLDNTMTTAIIQYENSSTTPILPSLPGYFDTTAVYNFTALLRSLEPLLYPIDTYDKRIISTVSLNSFPCQNNSCAGPNGTRQAASMSNISFLLPSIDILDAYYYHISGVFGTIFPRVPPFPFDYTGTNLPLYLRTPERATEVRLIEYNSTIELVFQNTNIFVAFDHPMHLHGYSFYIVGSGLGNFNESTDPLSYNLIDPPLRNTVLVPRGGWAAIRFNAHNPGVWFLHCHLERHLTWGMDTTFIVKEGTRPQDRILPPPRHRPRSLILDFFLGNLQEAMFTINHHTTKKEKICAQTFADVVDRFTCFVINPGEADKLLNFEQELEETKNYLCT